In Aliiglaciecola sp. LCG003, a genomic segment contains:
- the atpA gene encoding F0F1 ATP synthase subunit alpha, whose amino-acid sequence MQLNSTEIAELIKKRIEQFDVKSEARNEGTIVGVTDGIIRVHGLADVMQGEMIELPGSRYAIALNLERDSVGAVVMGPYADLQEGMKVQSTGRILEVPVGRALLGRVVNTLGEPIDGKGAIEAEGFEPVEKIAPGVIERQSVDQPIQTGYKSVDAMIPVGRGQRELIIGDRQTGKTALAIDAIINQKSTGVKCIYVAVGQKASTIANVVRKLEEHGAMGHTIVVAATASESAALQYLAPYSGCTMGEFFRDRGEDALIVYDDLSKQAVAYRQISLLLRRPPGREAYPGDVFYLHSRLLERAARVNDVYVEKFTKGEVKGQTGSLTALPIIETQAGDVSAFVPTNVISITDGQIFLESDLFNAGIRPAVNAGISVSRVGGAAQTKIIKKLGGGIRLALAQYRELAAFSQFASDLDEATRQQLEHGQRVTELMKQNQYAPLSVGDMGVSLFAVEKGYLKGIELNKVLDFESSLHSFMNSEYAELMKTLNDTGNYNGEIEAQLAEALEKFKATQTW is encoded by the coding sequence ATGCAACTGAATTCCACTGAAATTGCAGAACTGATCAAAAAACGAATTGAACAGTTTGATGTAAAAAGTGAAGCTCGTAACGAAGGTACAATCGTTGGTGTTACTGACGGTATCATTCGTGTCCACGGCCTTGCCGATGTTATGCAAGGTGAGATGATTGAGCTTCCTGGTAGTCGTTATGCTATTGCACTGAACCTTGAGCGTGACTCAGTGGGTGCGGTAGTAATGGGTCCTTATGCGGATCTACAAGAAGGTATGAAAGTCCAATCTACAGGTCGTATTTTGGAAGTGCCAGTAGGGCGTGCCCTACTTGGTCGTGTGGTTAACACCTTGGGTGAACCTATCGACGGCAAAGGCGCGATTGAAGCTGAAGGTTTTGAACCTGTAGAAAAAATCGCACCTGGTGTAATCGAACGTCAATCTGTTGATCAACCTATCCAGACTGGTTATAAGTCTGTTGATGCCATGATCCCAGTTGGTCGTGGTCAGCGTGAATTGATCATCGGTGACCGTCAAACAGGTAAAACTGCATTGGCAATCGATGCCATCATCAACCAGAAAAGTACTGGCGTTAAATGTATCTATGTTGCGGTTGGCCAAAAGGCTTCAACAATTGCAAACGTAGTACGTAAGCTTGAAGAGCACGGCGCAATGGGCCACACAATTGTGGTTGCTGCAACGGCTTCTGAATCAGCTGCGTTACAATACTTGGCACCCTACTCTGGTTGTACTATGGGTGAATTCTTCCGCGACCGCGGTGAAGATGCCCTTATCGTATATGATGATTTGTCCAAGCAAGCAGTAGCTTACCGTCAAATTTCATTGCTACTTCGTCGTCCTCCTGGTCGTGAAGCTTATCCTGGTGATGTTTTCTATCTTCACTCTCGTCTACTAGAGCGTGCAGCTCGTGTAAACGATGTATATGTAGAAAAGTTCACTAAGGGCGAAGTTAAAGGCCAAACAGGTTCATTGACGGCATTGCCAATCATTGAAACCCAAGCGGGTGACGTTTCAGCATTCGTACCAACCAACGTAATCTCGATTACCGATGGTCAGATCTTCCTAGAATCTGATTTGTTTAACGCAGGTATTCGTCCAGCGGTTAACGCAGGTATTTCGGTATCTCGTGTTGGTGGTGCGGCACAAACTAAAATCATCAAGAAGTTGGGTGGCGGTATCCGTCTAGCCCTAGCTCAGTATCGTGAATTGGCGGCGTTCTCGCAGTTTGCATCTGATCTTGATGAAGCCACACGTCAGCAGTTAGAACATGGCCAACGTGTTACTGAATTAATGAAGCAAAACCAGTATGCGCCACTATCTGTAGGTGACATGGGTGTGTCTTTGTTCGCAGTTGAAAAAGGCTACCTTAAAGGGATTGAACTGAATAAGGTGCTAGATTTTGAATCTTCACTGCATTCATTCATGAACAGCGAATATGCTGAGCTTATGAAAACACTTAACGACACCGGTAACTATAACGGTGAAATTGAAGCCCAGTTAGCTGAAGCTTTGGAAAAATTCAAAGCGACACAAACGTGGTAA
- the atpD gene encoding F0F1 ATP synthase subunit beta, producing the protein MSQGKVVQIIGAVVDIEFPQDSVPTIYDALRVTEGNLQGLTLEVQQQLGGGVVRSIAMGTTDGLSRGLTVENTGAPIMVPVGTKTLGRIMDVLGNPIDEAGPIGEEERMSIHREAPSYEEQSSSVELLETGIKVIDLVCPFAKGGKVGLFGGAGVGKTVNMMELIRNIAIEHSGYSVFAGVGERTREGNDFYHEMNESNVLDKVSLVYGQMNEPPGNRLRVALTGLTMAEKFRDEGRDVLFFVDNIYRYTLAGTEVSALLGRMPSAVGYQPTLAEEMGVLQERIASTKTGSITSIQAVYVPADDLTDPSPATTFAHLDATVVLSRDIASLGIYPAVDPLDSTSRQLDPLVIGQDHYDTARGVQSVLQRYKELKDIIAILGMDELSEEDKQSVSRARKIQRFLSQPFFVAEVFTGSPGKYVSLKDTISGFKGILAGEYDHLPEQAFYMVGSIDEAIEKAKGK; encoded by the coding sequence ATGAGTCAAGGTAAGGTCGTCCAAATCATTGGCGCGGTTGTGGATATTGAATTTCCACAAGATTCCGTTCCAACAATCTATGACGCACTGAGAGTTACTGAAGGTAACTTACAGGGATTAACCTTAGAAGTGCAACAGCAGCTTGGTGGCGGCGTGGTACGTAGTATCGCAATGGGAACTACCGACGGTTTAAGCCGTGGTCTGACTGTAGAAAATACAGGTGCACCCATCATGGTGCCAGTGGGAACTAAAACACTGGGCCGTATTATGGATGTACTAGGTAATCCTATCGACGAAGCAGGTCCAATTGGTGAAGAAGAGCGTATGTCTATTCACCGTGAAGCGCCTAGCTACGAAGAACAATCTAGTTCAGTTGAACTACTCGAAACTGGTATCAAAGTAATCGACTTGGTTTGCCCTTTTGCAAAAGGTGGTAAAGTTGGTTTGTTCGGTGGTGCGGGTGTAGGTAAAACTGTAAACATGATGGAATTGATTCGTAATATCGCAATCGAGCACAGTGGATACTCAGTATTCGCCGGTGTTGGTGAGCGTACTCGTGAGGGTAACGATTTCTATCATGAAATGAACGAATCTAACGTACTTGATAAAGTATCACTAGTTTACGGACAAATGAATGAGCCTCCTGGAAACCGTTTACGCGTAGCGTTGACCGGTTTGACTATGGCTGAGAAATTCCGTGACGAAGGTCGTGACGTTCTATTCTTTGTTGATAACATCTATCGTTATACACTAGCGGGTACAGAAGTTTCTGCACTACTAGGTCGTATGCCTTCTGCTGTAGGTTACCAGCCTACCCTTGCTGAAGAAATGGGTGTGCTTCAAGAGCGTATCGCATCAACTAAGACAGGTTCAATTACGTCCATCCAAGCGGTATACGTACCTGCGGATGACTTAACTGACCCTAGCCCAGCGACAACTTTTGCTCACTTGGATGCGACAGTTGTATTGTCTCGTGATATCGCCTCTTTGGGTATTTACCCAGCGGTTGATCCACTAGATTCTACTTCACGTCAGCTTGATCCACTTGTAATCGGTCAAGATCACTACGACACGGCTCGCGGTGTTCAGTCTGTATTACAACGTTACAAAGAGCTTAAAGATATTATCGCTATCTTGGGTATGGATGAATTGTCTGAAGAAGACAAACAGTCTGTATCTCGTGCACGTAAGATCCAACGTTTCTTGTCACAACCATTCTTCGTTGCTGAAGTATTTACCGGTTCGCCAGGTAAATATGTATCTTTGAAAGATACTATCAGTGGCTTTAAAGGGATCCTAGCCGGTGAGTATGATCACTTACCAGAACAGGCATTCTATATGGTTGGCTCAATTGACGAAGCCATCGAAAAAGCAAAAGGTAAATAA
- the atpG gene encoding F0F1 ATP synthase subunit gamma: MASGKEIKGKIGSIKNTQKITSAMEMVAASKMKKAQDRMESSRPYAESMRKVIGHVAHGNLEYRHPYLEEREVKRVGYIVISTDRGLCGGLNSNEFKKVTADIKKWKEQDVDVDFAALGAKACTFFGRFGGRVLAAESGIGDSPSVQDVVGSVRVMLNAYNEGSIDRLFLVYNDFINTMTQEPRIDQLLPLPKSDEEELKHRWDYIYEPDPKPILEKLMVRYIESQVYQGVVENTASEQAARMVAMKAATDNAGDLIDDLQLVYNKARQAAITQEISEIVSGAAAV, translated from the coding sequence ATGGCCAGCGGTAAAGAGATAAAAGGTAAGATCGGGAGTATCAAGAATACTCAAAAGATCACCAGTGCTATGGAAATGGTCGCCGCGTCTAAAATGAAAAAGGCGCAAGACCGTATGGAATCTAGTCGTCCATATGCCGAAAGCATGCGCAAAGTGATTGGTCACGTTGCCCACGGTAACCTTGAATATCGTCATCCTTATTTGGAAGAACGAGAGGTTAAACGTGTTGGTTATATTGTTATTTCAACTGATCGTGGTTTGTGTGGTGGTTTGAACTCTAACGAGTTTAAGAAAGTTACTGCAGATATCAAAAAGTGGAAAGAACAAGACGTGGACGTTGACTTTGCTGCCCTAGGCGCAAAAGCATGTACATTTTTCGGTCGATTCGGTGGCAGAGTATTAGCCGCAGAATCTGGCATCGGTGATTCACCCAGTGTTCAAGACGTGGTTGGCTCTGTACGCGTAATGTTAAACGCATACAATGAAGGTTCGATAGACCGTTTGTTTTTGGTCTACAACGACTTCATCAATACCATGACGCAAGAACCCAGAATCGATCAATTGTTACCTTTGCCTAAGTCTGATGAAGAAGAATTGAAGCATCGTTGGGACTACATATACGAACCAGATCCAAAACCTATTTTGGAAAAATTGATGGTCCGTTATATCGAATCTCAGGTGTACCAAGGCGTAGTAGAAAATACTGCGTCAGAGCAAGCGGCTCGAATGGTCGCAATGAAAGCGGCTACCGATAATGCCGGCGATCTAATCGACGATTTGCAATTGGTATACAACAAAGCACGTCAGGCAGCAATCACACAAGAAATTAGTGAGATTGTGAGCGGCGCGGCAGCGGTGTAG
- a CDS encoding F0F1 ATP synthase subunit epsilon, whose product MAMTVNLDVVSAEDKIFSGLVETIQITGSEGELGIHPGHAPLITALNPGMVRLVKQFGEEEIIYIAGGLLEIQPGSVTVLADTAVRAEDLDEQSALEAKRRAEEHIANAGADFDYAEAAAELAEAIAQIRLIRKLRK is encoded by the coding sequence ATGGCAATGACAGTAAATTTGGACGTAGTAAGCGCTGAAGACAAGATTTTTTCTGGTCTGGTTGAAACGATTCAGATTACCGGTAGTGAAGGTGAGCTAGGTATACACCCTGGTCACGCACCTTTAATTACTGCATTGAATCCTGGCATGGTTCGTTTGGTTAAACAGTTCGGTGAAGAAGAAATTATTTATATTGCAGGCGGATTGTTAGAAATTCAGCCAGGCAGTGTAACGGTTTTAGCTGACACCGCTGTGCGCGCAGAAGATTTGGATGAACAATCCGCATTAGAAGCCAAGCGCAGAGCAGAAGAACATATTGCCAATGCTGGTGCTGATTTTGACTATGCCGAAGCAGCCGCAGAGCTAGCTGAAGCTATCGCGCAAATTCGACTTATTCGTAAATTGCGTAAATAA
- the ltrA gene encoding group II intron reverse transcriptase/maturase, with product MTTALNSITIKSQTHPNHRFQNLYGLLGDDLLYQSWGQLNKRAAPGIDGITMPKYQTSLVENVTRLSSALEAKRYRADDIKRVFIPKSHGKQRPLGLPTVDDKLVQQSVSQILQGIWEANFLPNSYGYRPNKSAHQAVHSLSLNLQFKGYGYIVEADIKGFFDNIDHDWLMGMLKQRIDDNALLSLIGQWLKARIHTPQGEYLKPKSGTPQGGIISPVLANIYLHYALDLWFEKKVKPQMRGRAMLIRYADDFVCAFQYANDAERFYRVLPKRLKKFKLDTAPEKTSLIRFSRFHPSRKRQFVFLGFAFYWGVDVKGKPRLRRRTASKKQQTSLSEFYHFIKAKRSQKLAIWLPQLKRKLTGFRNYFGLPDNSRSVSKLYNYVLHSLYKWLNRRSGRRSYNWRDFKKMLEYFQIQKLRVSKRVIDVDWY from the coding sequence ATGACAACCGCACTAAATTCCATCACAATTAAATCACAGACACACCCTAATCACAGATTTCAGAACCTATATGGATTACTAGGAGATGATTTACTGTATCAAAGTTGGGGGCAACTGAATAAACGAGCGGCGCCAGGTATTGATGGTATCACTATGCCGAAATACCAGACATCGCTTGTGGAAAACGTCACACGTTTAAGTTCAGCCTTGGAAGCCAAGCGCTATCGGGCTGATGATATTAAGCGTGTCTTCATTCCCAAAAGTCATGGCAAACAACGTCCATTAGGTTTACCCACGGTGGATGACAAGCTGGTACAGCAAAGCGTGAGCCAGATACTGCAAGGTATCTGGGAAGCGAATTTCTTGCCTAACAGCTATGGTTATCGGCCAAATAAGAGTGCGCATCAAGCGGTGCATAGTTTGAGTTTGAATCTTCAGTTCAAAGGTTATGGTTATATTGTTGAGGCTGACATTAAAGGCTTCTTCGACAATATTGACCACGACTGGCTGATGGGGATGCTTAAACAACGCATTGATGATAACGCGCTCTTGAGCTTAATAGGGCAATGGTTAAAAGCACGGATACACACCCCGCAAGGAGAATATCTCAAACCAAAAAGTGGCACCCCACAAGGCGGTATCATTAGCCCTGTGTTAGCCAATATCTATCTGCACTATGCATTGGATTTATGGTTTGAGAAGAAGGTAAAACCTCAGATGAGAGGCAGAGCTATGCTTATCCGCTACGCAGATGATTTTGTGTGTGCGTTTCAGTATGCCAATGATGCCGAGCGATTTTACCGCGTGCTGCCAAAACGACTAAAGAAGTTCAAACTGGACACGGCACCAGAAAAGACGAGCCTGATAAGGTTCAGTCGATTCCATCCCAGTCGTAAGCGCCAGTTTGTGTTCTTGGGTTTTGCGTTTTACTGGGGAGTGGATGTGAAAGGTAAACCGAGATTGCGGCGGCGAACTGCAAGTAAGAAGCAGCAAACCAGTCTAAGCGAGTTTTACCATTTCATTAAAGCCAAACGCTCGCAGAAGCTAGCAATTTGGCTGCCTCAATTGAAACGCAAACTCACAGGGTTTAGAAATTACTTCGGATTACCCGACAACAGCCGCAGCGTGAGTAAGCTGTATAACTATGTACTGCATAGTTTATACAAATGGCTGAACCGACGCAGTGGCCGTCGAAGTTACAATTGGCGTGATTTTAAGAAGATGTTAGAGTATTTCCAAATACAGAAGCTACGAGTTAGCAAAAGAGTGATCGATGTTGACTGGTATTAA
- a CDS encoding CBS domain-containing protein, with protein sequence MQIKTIMTPDVVTVTMDDTLAHVKRLFELNSFHHILVVAEAKLVGILSDRDLFKAISPNINTSGETNKDLATLNKRVHQIMTRKLITIDAEKGMFHAIQLFNRHKISCLPVVNSDNKPIGILSWRDILYFIEKNQLERHKT encoded by the coding sequence ATGCAAATAAAAACTATTATGACTCCAGATGTAGTCACAGTAACCATGGATGATACTCTCGCCCACGTGAAGCGATTATTTGAACTTAATAGCTTTCATCATATTCTGGTAGTGGCAGAGGCAAAACTGGTTGGAATATTGTCAGATCGTGATTTGTTCAAAGCGATTAGCCCGAATATCAATACTTCTGGCGAAACGAATAAGGATTTAGCAACTCTCAATAAACGTGTTCATCAAATAATGACTCGTAAACTTATTACTATAGACGCCGAAAAGGGCATGTTTCATGCTATTCAATTATTTAATAGGCATAAGATATCCTGTTTGCCCGTGGTAAATAGCGATAACAAACCAATCGGGATACTAAGCTGGCGAGATATATTGTATTTCATTGAAAAGAATCAATTGGAAAGGCACAAGACTTAG
- a CDS encoding integron integrase, with translation MKSPFLQFVKEEMFKRHYAKRTIETYLTWISSYIVFHKKRHPAQLHDIEVETFLSHLVLELDVAVSTQKIALNALSFLYAEIIEKPLSLKLRYVRSTRQQKLPVVLTQLEMLSLLNHINANYKLAASLLYGSGLRLMECIRLRVKDIDFDYRSIRIWNSKGGKHRVVTLADSLLSELHKQVIFVELYLAADIANPEFSGVWLPNRLRVKFKSASKELGWQYLFPARQLSIDPESKRLRRHHIDESGLQKAIRIASRNADIGKNVTPHTLRHTFATHLLQSGADIRTVQDQLGHADLRTTQIYTHILQRGGNAVVSPLNLL, from the coding sequence ATGAAATCACCATTTTTGCAATTTGTTAAAGAGGAAATGTTTAAACGTCATTACGCGAAGCGGACCATTGAAACTTATCTAACCTGGATAAGCAGCTATATTGTTTTTCATAAAAAGCGTCATCCTGCGCAGTTGCACGATATTGAAGTGGAGACTTTTTTATCCCATTTGGTATTGGAATTGGATGTGGCAGTGTCTACTCAAAAAATCGCGTTAAATGCACTTTCATTTTTATATGCTGAAATCATTGAAAAACCTCTGTCTTTAAAATTGAGATATGTTCGCAGTACCAGACAACAAAAACTTCCGGTGGTGTTAACCCAACTAGAAATGCTTAGCTTGCTCAATCATATTAATGCCAATTACAAATTAGCCGCTTCGTTGTTGTACGGTAGTGGCCTGCGGTTGATGGAATGTATTCGTTTGCGAGTAAAAGACATCGATTTTGATTATAGGTCAATTCGAATTTGGAATAGTAAGGGCGGGAAGCATCGTGTTGTGACTTTGGCAGATTCACTGTTATCTGAATTACACAAACAAGTCATTTTCGTTGAGCTCTATTTAGCAGCCGATATCGCCAACCCGGAGTTTTCGGGGGTATGGTTACCGAATCGTTTAAGAGTTAAATTTAAGTCTGCTAGTAAGGAATTAGGTTGGCAATATCTATTTCCTGCTCGGCAACTTTCAATTGATCCAGAAAGCAAACGCCTACGTCGTCACCATATTGATGAGTCTGGTTTGCAAAAAGCCATAAGAATTGCTAGCCGCAATGCCGATATCGGAAAAAATGTTACCCCCCATACCTTGCGCCATACCTTTGCCACTCATTTATTGCAATCAGGTGCAGATATAAGAACGGTACAAGATCAATTAGGCCATGCTGACTTGCGTACAACGCAAATCTATACCCATATTTTACAGCGAGGGGGTAATGCGGTAGTCAGTCCTTTAAATTTGCTCTAG